In Pseudomonas abieticivorans, the genomic window CGTACTGGGCGATGATCAGCGAGGTTTGCGAAACCAGGCTGCGCTGGAAGCTGATCAACGGCGCGTTCTTCGCCGCCTCGGCCAGCTTGAGGTGAAACTCCCCCGACAACCGGATGCCGGCGCCGCGATCACCGCGCGAGAAGCTGTCGCGTTCGTCCAGCACCATCTGCCGCAACTCGGTCAATTGCTCGGCCGTGGCGTGCTCCACCGCAAGCTCGGTAATCGCGCGCTCGACCATGCGCCGGGCGAAAAACACCTGGCGGGCTTCCTCGACACTGGGGCTGGCGACCACTGCGCCGCGATTGGGCCGCAGCAACACCACGCCTTCATGGGCCAGGCGCGACAGCGCACGGCGAATGATGGTGCGGCTGACGCCAAAGATCTCGCCCAGGGCTTCCTCACTCAACTTGGTACCCGGCGCCAGGCGCTGTTCGAGGATGGCCTCGA contains:
- a CDS encoding GntR family transcriptional regulator translates to MNEQLQPLKKQSRLAKAGRVGTQDDIVYAHIFEAILEQRLAPGTKLSEEALGEIFGVSRTIIRRALSRLAHEGVVLLRPNRGAVVASPSVEEARQVFFARRMVERAITELAVEHATAEQLTELRQMVLDERDSFSRGDRGAGIRLSGEFHLKLAEAAKNAPLISFQRSLVSQTSLIIAQYETGNRSHCSYDEHTQLIDAIEARDAHLAVGLMMHHMDHIDSKLNLDEESASDDLHAVFSHLLQTRKPVHKGTA